The Pseudomonas nunensis genome includes the window GAGCATATTCTCCGGCCGCACCCACGCATCAAACTGCTCATCGGTCAGATAACCCAATTGCAACGCCGCCTCACGCAAGGTCAGCCCTTCGGCATACGCCTTCTTGGCAATCTCCGCCGACTTGTCGTAGCCAATGTGTGGGTTCAGCGCGGTCACCAGCATCAAGCCACGTTCCAAATGTTCCGCCATTTTCTCGGCATCCGGTTCCAGCCCGGCGATGCAATGCTGCTGGAAGTTGCTGCAGCCATCGGCCAGCAGGCGAATCGATTGCAGCAGGTTGTGGATGATCACTGGTTTGAACACGTTCAATTGCAGGTGACCCTGACTCGCGGCAAAACCGATCGCCACATCGTTGCCCATCACTTGGCAGGCGAGCATCGACAACGCTTCGCACTGGGTCGGGTTGACCTTGCCGGGCATGATCGAACTGCCAGGCTCGTTGGCCGGCAGCTTCACTTCAGCGAACCCGGCACGCGGGCCGGAGCCGAGCAAACGCAGGTCGTTGGCGATTTTCATCAGGGTCACGGCCAGGGTTTTCAGCGCCCCGGACAACGTGGTCAGCGGTTCATGGCCGGCGAGGGCAGCGAATTTGTTCGGCGCGGTGACGAACGGCAAACCGGACAGCGCGGCCAGTTCAGCGGCAATCGCTTCACCAAAACCGTGGGGCGAGTTCAGCCCGGTGCCCACCGCCGTGCCGCCCTGGGCCAGTTCACAGACTTGCGGCAATGCGCTGCGGATCGCCCGTTCGGCGTAATCCAGTTGTGCGATAAACGCCGACAGCTCCTGGCCGAAGGTGATCGGCGTCGCATCCATCATGTGCGTGCGGCCGGTCTTGACCAGTTTCATGTGCCGCGCCGACAGCTCGGCCAACCCA containing:
- a CDS encoding class II fumarate hydratase, whose product is MSRIETDSLGEVDVPDDAYWGAQTQRSLINFAIGQERMPLAVLHALALIKKAAARVNDRNGDVPADIARLIEQAADEVLDGSHDDQFPLVVWQTGSGTQSNMNVNEVIAGRANELAGNPRGGKSPVHPNDHVNRSQSSNDCFPTAMHIATVQAVQQQLLPAISELSGGLAELSARHMKLVKTGRTHMMDATPITFGQELSAFIAQLDYAERAIRSALPQVCELAQGGTAVGTGLNSPHGFGEAIAAELAALSGLPFVTAPNKFAALAGHEPLTTLSGALKTLAVTLMKIANDLRLLGSGPRAGFAEVKLPANEPGSSIMPGKVNPTQCEALSMLACQVMGNDVAIGFAASQGHLQLNVFKPVIIHNLLQSIRLLADGCSNFQQHCIAGLEPDAEKMAEHLERGLMLVTALNPHIGYDKSAEIAKKAYAEGLTLREAALQLGYLTDEQFDAWVRPENMLEAGAKG